From the genome of Streptomyces sp. JH34:
TGCCCCTGAGGAGGGTGGCGAGCTGCGCGTCGCGCTCGGAGACCGTCCTCGACAGTGCGGAGAGCCCTTCCGCGGCGCTGCGCACGTCGGGCGGCGAGTCCTTGAAGGTGTCCGAGATGGTCTCGAAGCTCTGGGCGAGCTGTGCCGTGTCGATCTCGTCGATGGTCTCGCCGAGGCCGTCGAACGCCTGGGTGACGTCGTAGGGGGAGGTCGTCCGGCTCGACGTGATGCGGGAGTCCGGGTCCTGCGGCGCGTCGCCGAGCGGGTCGACGGCGAGGTACTTCTCGCCCAGGAGGGTCTTGATGGCGATCCCGACGGTGGAGGAGTCGCCGATCCAGGCGTCCTTCACCTTGAAGTCGACCTTCACCTCGGCGCCGTCGAGGGAGACACCGGTGACCTCTCCGACCTTCACCCCTGCGATCCGGACCTCGTCGCCGGCCTCGAGTCCGGCGGACTCGGTGAAGTCGGCGCTGTAGGAGGTGCCGCCGCCGAGGAACGGCAGGGCGTCGGCCCGGTAGGCGGCGAGGCCGACGAGCGCCAGGACGACGAGGCCGATGACGCCCAGGGCGACGGGGTTGCGTTCGCGTACGGGCTTGATCCTCATCCCGTGCACCTCGATCCGCCGATCGTGATGCCGGTGGGCGGCGCGCTGCCGTCCTCGGTGGTCACACCGGTGACCTTCGCCTCGCACAGGTAGAGGTTGAGCCACGAGCCGTACGAGGTGAGGCGGGTGATGGCCTCCATCTTGGCGGGTGTCTTCTCCAGGAAGCCCTCGATCTGCGGCGCGCCCTTGTCGAGCTGTCCGCTGAGCCGCCCCAGCTGCGCGATGTCCTCCTTCAGCGGCGCGCGGCCGTCCTGGAGGAGGTCCGCGGTGACGGTGGTGAGGGCGCCCATCGCGGTGACCGCGTCGCCTAGCGGCTTGCGGTCGCCGGAGAAGCCCTTGACGAGTTTCTCGAGCGTGACCACGAGGTCGTCGAAGCCCGCCTCCCGGTCGTTGACGGTCTTGAGAACCGTGTTGAGGTTCTTGATCACCTCACCGATCACCTTGTCCTTGGCCGCGACGGTGCCGGTCAGCGATCCGACGTGGGAGAGGATGCTGTCGACGGTGCCGCCCTCCCCTTGGAGGACCTGCACGATGGAGCCGGCGAGCTGGTTGACGTCCGGCGGGGAGAGTCCTTCGAAGAGCGGCTGGAAGCCGTTGAAGAGCTGGGTGAGGTCGAGTGCGGGGGTGGTGCGCGACAGCGGGATCGTCGCACCGGACCTGAAGGCCGCCCCCACGGTTCCGACGCCCTGGTCGAGGTCGATGTAGCGCTGGCCGACCATGTTGAGGTACTTGATCGACGCGGTCACCGAGGCGGGCAGCTTGCGGCCCTTGCGTACGGCGAAGCCGACTTCGGCCTCCCGGCGGTCGGCGACATCGATGGACTCGACCTGCCCGACCTTGACGCCCGCGATCCTGACGCTGTCGCCGACGACCAGTCCGGTGGCATCGGTGAACCGCGCCTTGTACGAGGTGGTGTCGCCGACGCCGGTGTCGGCGATGGCCAGGGCGAGGACGGTGGTGGCCAGCGCGGTCACCACGACGAAGACGAGGGATTTGACGAGCGGTCCCGCGAGGGAGCGGCGCTTCACTTGAGCTTCACCTCCGCACCGCGGAACGCCGGACCGATGAGCACGCTGCTCCAGTCGGGCAGGGACTGCGGCTGGACCTTGAGTGAGGGTGCGACGAGTTCGTTGACGAGCCGGCTCTCCTCGGGGGAGTTCGGCATGCCGAGCGCGCTGTCGGCGGCGGGTGCTTCCACCGCGTCCGCGCCGTCCGCGCCTCCCCCGCCCTCGGCGCCGGGTGCCGGGGCGGACGCCTTGCGCGCGTCGGCGGTCGGGACGGTCCTTCCGGTGTACGGCACCGAGTAGCAGTGCGGGCCCCCGGTCGCGTCGTAGACCGGGGTGTCCTTGCCGGCGACGTACTTGCCCTTGGACTCCACGGCCTCGACGGTGACGTGGAGTCCCGGCGCGTCGGTGCCCTTGCCGAGCGCCTTGTCCATGGCGGGGACGAACCCGGCCATGGTGCGCAGGGTGCAGGGGAAGGCGTCGGAGTACTCCGCGAGGAGCTCCAGGGTGGGGCGGCCGGAGGCGGAGAGGCGGATGAGGTTGTCCTTGTTCTTCCGCAGGAAGGCGGTGACGTCGTTGGCGGAGGCGGTGGTGGATCCGTACAGGTCCGCGAGTTCCGCCTGCTGTCCGGCGATCGTGCCGCTGGTGGTGGTGAAGTCGGTGAGCGCGTCCAGGACGTCCGGTGCCGCGTCCGCGTAGAGGTGGCTGACCTTGACGAGTTCCTTGATGTCCGCGTTGAGCGTGGGGAGTTGCGGGTTGAACTCCTTGAGGTGCGCGTCGAGGGTGACCAGGGTGTCGCCGAGCTTGTCGCCGCGTCCTTGGAGCGCCTGGGACACGGCGTCGAGGGTGGCGGCGAGCTTCTCCGGCTTGACGGCCGTCAGCATCGGCAGGACGTTGTCGAGGACCTCCTCCAGCTCGATGGCGTTGCTGGAGCGGTCCTGCGGGATCACCGCCCCGGCCCGGAGGGTCTCGGCGGAGGGGACGGCGGGCGGGACGAGGGCGACGAAGCGTTCCCCGAAGAGGGTGGTCGGCAGCATCTGCGCGGTGACGTCGGCCGGGATCTGCCCGAGCCGGTCCGGCTCGATGGCGAGGGTGAGCCTCGCCCCGTCACCGTCGGACGCGATGTGGCGCACCTCGCCGATCACGACGCCACGCAGCTTGACCTCGGCGTTGTCGTGCATCTCGTTGCCGACGCTCCCGGTGCGGACGGTCACGGTGGCGTCGTCGGTGAAGTCCTTCTCGTACACCGAGACCGACACCCATACGAGGACGGCGGGCACGAGCACGAAGGCCACGCCGGCGAGTCTGCGGCGCACCGTCTGCGCCGTGGAGGAGGGCATCAGCCGGCCACCTTCACCGTTGTCGTCGCGCCCCAGATGGCGAGCGAGAGGAAGAAGTCGGTGACGCTGATGAGCACGATGGCGTTGCGCACCGACCGGCCCACGGCCACACCCACTCCGGCGGGGCCGCCGGTCGCGTGGAATCCGTAGTAGCAGTGGGCGAGGATCACCAGCACGCTGAAGATCAGCACCTTGAGCACCGACAGCAGCACGTCGTCCGGGGAGAGGAAGAGATTGAAGTAGTGGTCGTAGGTGCCCGCCGACTGTCCGTTGAACAGGACGGTGATCCAGCGGGACGCCAGGTAGGAGGAGAGCAGCCCGATCGCGTAGAGCGGGATGATGGCCACGACACCGGCGATGATCCGTGTGGTGACGAGGTAGGGCATGGAGCGCACGCCCATCGCTTCGAGGGCGTCGACCTCCTCGTTGATCCGCATCGCGCCGAGCTGGGCGGTGAAGCCCGCGCCGACGGTCGCGGAGAGGGCGAGTCCGGCGACGAGCGGGGCGATCTCCCGGGTGTTGAAGTAGGCGGAGATGAAACCGGTGAAGGCGGACGTGCCGATCTGGTCGAGGGCGGCGTAGCCCTGGAGGCCGACGACCGAACCGGTGGCGAGCGTCATCGCGATCATCACGCCGATGGTTCCGCCGATCACCCCGAGGCCACCGCTGCCGAAGGCCACTTCGGCGAGCAGCCGCTGGACCTCCTTGAGATAGCGGCGCAGGGTCCGGGGGATCCAGATGAGCGCCCGTACGTAGAAGGTGAGTTGGTCGCCGGAGCGGTCGAGCCAGCCGAGCATCGACATCGCTCAGCCCCCCCTTCGGGGGGACGATCTGGAGGTAGATCGCCGTCATGATCATGTTGACGGCGAACAGGAGCATGAAGGTGATGACCACGGACTGGTTGACCGCGTCACCCACACCCTTGGGGCCGCCCCGGGGGTTGAGTCCCCGGTAGGCGGCGACGATGCCCGCGATGAAGCCGAAGATCAGCGCCTTGAGTTCGCCGACGTAGAGGTCGGGCAGTTGGGCGAGGGCGGAGAAACTGGCGAGGTAGGCGCCGGGGGTCCCACCCTGCATGATCACGTTGAAGAAGTACCCGCCGAGCGTGCCGACGACGGAGACCAGCCCGTTGAGCAGGACCGCGACGAACATGGTGGCCAGGACCCGCGGGACGACGAGGCGCTGGACGGGCGAGACGCCCATGACCTCCATCGCGTCCAGCTCCTCACGGATCTTGCGGGAGCCCAGGTCGGCGCAGATGGCCGATCCGGCGGCCCCGGCGATCAGCAGGGCCACGATGAGCGGGCTGGCCTGCTGGATGACGGCGAGGACGCTGGCACCGCCCGTGAAGGACTGGGCGCCGAGCTGCTCGGTGAGCGAGCCGACCTGGAGGGCGATGACCGCGCCGAACGGGATGGAGACGAGCGCCGCGGGCAGGATGGTGACGCTCGCGACGAACCAGAACTGCTCGATGAACTCCCGCACCTGGAAGGGCCGGCGGAAGATGGCGCGGGCGACCGCCAGGGCGAGCGCGAACAGCTGACCGGTCTGACGGAGGGGTGCGAGGAGCCGCGAGGACGGCTTCCGTCCCGGCGTCCGTGGGGCCTTCTCCGTGGCGGGTTCGGCCGGCGGCCGTACGGGCAGTGGTGCCGTCATCGGCGCCCACCGTCCAGGGTCGGCGTGTAGCTGTTCATGATGGCCGTACGAGCGGCCTCCGGCAGCTGGCCCATCATCGAGACGACCCGCTCGCGGCGGCGCAGGGCCGCCTGCCGTACGGGCATGCCCGGGGAGGGCTCCAGC
Proteins encoded in this window:
- a CDS encoding MCE family protein; this encodes MKRRSLAGPLVKSLVFVVVTALATTVLALAIADTGVGDTTSYKARFTDATGLVVGDSVRIAGVKVGQVESIDVADRREAEVGFAVRKGRKLPASVTASIKYLNMVGQRYIDLDQGVGTVGAAFRSGATIPLSRTTPALDLTQLFNGFQPLFEGLSPPDVNQLAGSIVQVLQGEGGTVDSILSHVGSLTGTVAAKDKVIGEVIKNLNTVLKTVNDREAGFDDLVVTLEKLVKGFSGDRKPLGDAVTAMGALTTVTADLLQDGRAPLKEDIAQLGRLSGQLDKGAPQIEGFLEKTPAKMEAITRLTSYGSWLNLYLCEAKVTGVTTEDGSAPPTGITIGGSRCTG
- a CDS encoding ABC transporter permease, with amino-acid sequence MSMLGWLDRSGDQLTFYVRALIWIPRTLRRYLKEVQRLLAEVAFGSGGLGVIGGTIGVMIAMTLATGSVVGLQGYAALDQIGTSAFTGFISAYFNTREIAPLVAGLALSATVGAGFTAQLGAMRINEEVDALEAMGVRSMPYLVTTRIIAGVVAIIPLYAIGLLSSYLASRWITVLFNGQSAGTYDHYFNLFLSPDDVLLSVLKVLIFSVLVILAHCYYGFHATGGPAGVGVAVGRSVRNAIVLISVTDFFLSLAIWGATTTVKVAG
- a CDS encoding MCE family protein — protein: MRIKPVRERNPVALGVIGLVVLALVGLAAYRADALPFLGGGTSYSADFTESAGLEAGDEVRIAGVKVGEVTGVSLDGAEVKVDFKVKDAWIGDSSTVGIAIKTLLGEKYLAVDPLGDAPQDPDSRITSSRTTSPYDVTQAFDGLGETIDEIDTAQLAQSFETISDTFKDSPPDVRSAAEGLSALSRTVSERDAQLATLLRGSKQLTKTLATKKSSFETLLEDGNLLLGEIQARRDSIHLLLTGTRDLGTQLTGLVTDNDKQLKPTLDSLGRVTTVLVKNRKSLDKVLSMAGTYNRLVGNTLGNGRWFDNYVCGVVPKTYLPKDTPPANDCMPPKQGGR
- a CDS encoding MCE family protein; this encodes MPSSTAQTVRRRLAGVAFVLVPAVLVWVSVSVYEKDFTDDATVTVRTGSVGNEMHDNAEVKLRGVVIGEVRHIASDGDGARLTLAIEPDRLGQIPADVTAQMLPTTLFGERFVALVPPAVPSAETLRAGAVIPQDRSSNAIELEEVLDNVLPMLTAVKPEKLAATLDAVSQALQGRGDKLGDTLVTLDAHLKEFNPQLPTLNADIKELVKVSHLYADAAPDVLDALTDFTTTSGTIAGQQAELADLYGSTTASANDVTAFLRKNKDNLIRLSASGRPTLELLAEYSDAFPCTLRTMAGFVPAMDKALGKGTDAPGLHVTVEAVESKGKYVAGKDTPVYDATGGPHCYSVPYTGRTVPTADARKASAPAPGAEGGGGADGADAVEAPAADSALGMPNSPEESRLVNELVAPSLKVQPQSLPDWSSVLIGPAFRGAEVKLK